One Natator depressus isolate rNatDep1 chromosome 13, rNatDep2.hap1, whole genome shotgun sequence genomic region harbors:
- the LOC141997455 gene encoding olfactory receptor 13G1-like has translation MKIGHLNPIGTFEYLSLSCPVQVLETFQKLLPSSATISGAPGMKNQSIVTTFIILGLSSKPQLQVPLFILFLSIYIIALLGNLVIIAAILSSSKLHRPMYFFLLHLAVVDIICTSTIIPRMLGNLMVVSKSISYPRCMAQLYFFTWSLGAEMVLFTVMAYDRYAAICHPLSYSIMMNKTVSVGLSALVIVIAVVNSWVHTGLVLRLSFCGPNVINHFFCEIPSLLALSCTSVHLNEVMVFMADIFLAMGDFLLTCVSYYFIVRAILRIKTAEGKRKAFSTCSSHLIVVSLYYSTVIYTYIRPASSYSFDRDKMIATLYTLVTPTLNPIVYTLRNKDVKMAIKKMLPYRGK, from the coding sequence ATGAAAATTGGGCATCTAAACCCCATAGGAACCTTTGAATACCTCAGCCTGAGTTGTCCAGTGCAAGTCCTAGAGACTTTTCAGAAGCTATTGCCTTCATCCGCAACAATCTCTGGAGCTCCAGGAATGAAGAACCAAAGCATCGTGACCACATTCATCATTCTGGGACTCTCCAGTAAACCCCAACTCCAGGTCCCACTCTTCATCCTATTCCTCTCCATCTACATCATTGCCCTGCTGGGCAACTTAGTCATCATTGCTGCCATCCTCTCCAGTTCCAAGCTCCACAggcccatgtactttttcctcctCCACTTGGCTGTGGTGGACATCATCTGCACCTCCACCATCATCCCCAGGATGCTGGGGAATCTAATGGTTGTCAGTAAATCTATCTCTTACCCTAGGTGCATGGCCCAGCTCTACTTCTTCACATGGTCTCTGGGGGCTGAGATGGTACTCTTCACCGTCATGGCTTACGATCGCTATGCGGCCATTTGCCACCCTTTGAGTTACAGCATCATGATGAACAAGACCGTAAGTGTGGGCCTGTCTGCCCTAGTGATAGTCATTGCTGTGGTCAATTCGTGGGTGCACACTGGCCTCGTGTTGCGGCTGAGCTTCTGCGGGCCCAACGTTATCAACCACTTTTTCTGTGAAATCCCATCACTGCTGGCTCTCTCCTGCACCTCAGTGCATTTAAATGAGGTCATGGTCTTCATGGCGGACATTTTCCTAGCTATGGGGGACTTCCTGTTGACATGTGTCTCTTATTACTTCATTGTCAGGGCCATCTTGAGGATCAAAACGgctgaagggaagagaaaagccttctccacctgctcctcccacctcatTGTGGTGTCTCTTTATTACTCCACTGTCATCTACACCTACATTCGGCCAGCCTCTAGCTACTCCTTTGACAGGGACAAGATGATAGCCACCTTGTACACCCTGGTGACGCCAACTCTCAATCCTATAGTCTACACCCTAAGGAATAAAGATGTCAAGATGGCAATCAAGAAAATGCTTCCATACCGTGGGAAATAG